The following nucleotide sequence is from Cucumis melo cultivar AY chromosome 1, USDA_Cmelo_AY_1.0, whole genome shotgun sequence.
GGTCCAATGATATGGAAACTGTTGCCTTGCTCAGCAAACATGTCATTATCATTGCTAGCAAGAAGCTTGTGCATCAGTGCACACTTCATGAGACAATCCGAGTTAAAAGTGGTGCATGGGACGATAATGGTGTTTTCATTTATACAACTTTAAATCACATTAAATATTGTCTGCCTAATGGAGATAGTGGGATAATCAGAACTCTTGATGTCCCAATATACATCACAAAGGTTTCTGCGAATACTATCTTCTGTTTGGATCGGGATGGGAAAAATAAAACCATAGTTATTGATGCAACAGAGTATATGTTCAAGCTGTCCCTTCTTAAGAAGAAATTTGACCATGTAATGAGCATGATTAAAAACTCTCAGCTTTGTGGGCAAGCAATGATCAGTTATTTGCAACAGAAGGGTTTCCCTGAAGTAGCTCTTCATTTTGTGAAAGATGAGAGAACTCGGTTTAATTTGGCTCTTGAGAGTGGGAGCATTCAAATTGCAGTTGCATCAGCAACTGCTCTCGATGAGAAAGACCACTGGTACAAATTGGGTGTTGAGGCACTTCGTCAAGGCAATGCAGGAATTGTGGAATATGCCTATCAGAGGACAAAAAACTTTGAGAGGTTGTCTTTTCTTTATCTCATAACTGGTAACATTGACAAGCTGTCTAAGATGCTCAAAATTGCTGAAGTTAAAAATGACGTGATGGGTCAATTTCATAATGCCTTATATCTGGGTGATGTTCGAGAACGTGTTAAGATACTGGAGAATGTTGGTCACTTGCCCCTTGCTTACATTACAGCTTCAGTTCACGGACTGCATGATGTTGCTGAACGTCTTGCAGCTGAATTAGGAGACGATGTTCCAGCTTTGCCAGAGGGGAAAGTACCATCTCTCCTGATGCCCCCTTCCCCTGTTATGTGCGGTGGCGATTGGCCTCTTCTGAGAGTTATGAAAGGCATATTTGAAGGTGGGTTAGATAATGTTGGCAGGGGTGTGGCCGATGAAGAAGAGGAGGCTGCTGATGGTGATTGGGGCGAGGAGCTGGACATGGTTGAAGTTGATGGTTTGCCAAATGGGGATGTTACAGCAATTCTAGAAGATGGTGAAGTGGcggaagaaaatgaagaagatggtGGCTGGGACCTTGAAGACTTGGAGCTTCCACCTGAAGCAGAAACTCCTAAAGCTTCCGTCAGTGCACGTTCATTTTTTGTGGCTCCAACTCCTGGCATGCCTGTTAGCCAAATTTGGATTCAGAGGTCGTCTCTTGCTGCCGAGCATGCTGCCGCTGGCAATTTTGATACTGCTATGCGGTTGCTGAACAGGCAACTTGGAATAAAGAATTTTGCTCCCTTGAAATCAATGTTTCTTGATCTTCATGGTGGCAGCCACTCCCATCTTCGTGCATTTTCATCTGCTCCAGTTATAACTCTGGCAGTCGAACGAGGATGGAACGAGTCTGCAAGCCCAAATGTAAGAGGACCCCCTGCACTCATATTCAATTTCTCTCAGTTGGAAGAGAAGCTGAAAGCTGGTTACAAGGCCACAACCTCTGGGAAATTCACTGAAGCTCTGAAACTCTTCCTTAGCATTATTCATACAATACCATTGATAGTAGTGGAATCAAAGAGAGAAGTTGACGAGGTGAAGGAGTTAATTATTATAGTCAAAGAGTATATATTAGGTTTGCAGATGGAGCTCAAGAGGAGAGAAGTTAAGGACAATCCTATTCGCCAACAGGAACTTGCAGCCTATTTTACTCACTGCAATCTGCAGCTACCTCATTTAAGACTTGCCTTGCAGAACGCAATGACTGTTTGCTTCAAGGCTAAGAACCTTGCTACCGCTGGTAACTTTGCCAGGCGTCTGCTTGAAACCAATCCCGTCGTTGAGAACCAAGCAAAGGCAGCCAGGCAAGTGCTGCAGGCTTCTGAGAGGAATATGACAGATGCTGCCAAACTCAACTATGATTTTAGAAATCCCTTTGTGATCTGTGGGGCTACACATGTGCCAATTTATCGAGGACAGAAAGATGTCTCGTGCCCGTATTGCAGTGCCCGGTTTGTGCCCAGCCAGGAAGGTCAGCTTTGTACTGTTTGTGATCTCGCTGCTGTTGGAGCAGATGCATCTGGACTACTCTGCTCTCCTTCCCAGATTCGATGATTTGCTAGACTGTGAGTGTTTACAGCCATTACTCGAACTCGCCCTTGCAACCAAAGGTATTTCCTTCGTCAACCGATATACTGCAAGAacagtgaactagaaagttatGAAGCATAAAAGAGTCAACTTCTGATGCAAGGTCCGGTCTCTACTATCTCCTTTGGCCTAATTCTGTTTCTTTCAACCTCTGTTTAGTTATTATATACCATATTCAGAAATTCATGAATTTTGACTTTCCCTATTCTTTGTTAAGTTGTTCATAGACCTTTATCAAATAGATTATTTTGTATGCAGGTGTTTACGATTCAATTATTAGAAATTGTTTCGTAAACATGATTATGTCCTTGCTGAAATTGGGGTTTTTGATCTGAGGGAAAATGTAACATTTCTATATTTGTTATATCTATCTTTTGATGTAACTTCTCATCTCATTCCTCTAGATATTGTCACGTAGCAGCTCCTTTGTATTGTATGAACCTTCTTTTGCCATCAGTTCCTTCTTGCAGATAAACTGGTCTCCTAAATTTCACATGATAACCCCAAACAATGCcgttttgtgattttttttaacattattattcAAAGAGAAGTTTGTTGCATTATAGTAAAATCATTTCGTGATGCTGTTATTAATTTTCCAAACATATCATCACTTAGTTAATTATTTGTTGCATCATTAGTGTGCATTGTTATACAAAAGCAATGGAAATTTGACTCCGAACTATATAAGCCACATTGTAGTGGTAGTTGTCTCCTCTAATAAGAGTTAAGATGCAACTAGATCAGGTTAACATCCAAAGTGAAAGAGGATGGTTGGGGAATAAGAAGCATTAACTTTTTTGAGAGAAGTACAAAGGAGTATTGGACTGATTTTAGAAACATGGTGTTATTAATTCATCACTTGGTTGACTAAAGTTTAAAActaatgaaatttttgtttaACCATGGGTTTTGGAGAAATTAACATTTTGAGATAAATTAGTGCTATGTTCTAATTTAACGATGAAAGAGTTATTAAAACTTTGGCAACATTGTCATATAATTTAAAGGAGGGGAGATTTGGATGATTaataaatcaaatttcttcTTTAATAGTACTTTGTTAATCTTTAATCTTATCTTGCTTCCTTAAATTCAATATTATCCCTTCTTTTGTCCATTTTGCAGAGTAAAAATCAAGTTAGATATTACATATAGAAGCATAATCGaatcatttaattttgaattgtacttttttatattattacaattaatcatatttttctttttaaaattatgaattAGAACAAAAAAGCAAAATATTAACACTAAAATGAGCATAAACATAGTATTTATACCATCAACCTTTTAACTTATAAATTTGATTCTTCCAACCTACATATTctaaaaataaacattaatattGTTATACATCAAAAAGGAGATAAAATGTTCATTTAGAGAATGTTTGGTATGAGTTTTGGACCATTATTATAGGATGTAATATTTACATAGTTTAAGTGAATAAAGAAATATGAGTTAATGTGAACAATAAAGTGATGAGAAAGGTAAATAAACACAAACAACGAGGAGAGAAATATGAATAATTAGGAGGCTAATTTAACCTATCCTATCGTAAATAAGCTCTTGTAGCATATTTTCATGAATAATTAGACTACTTTTTTTCTTGGTTACAATTATTGTACCAAACAAACAAACTCCTTCAAAAGTGTTTAAAACCCCCAAGGGGAAGGAAATTTCGGAAAAAGGAGTAATGAGCAAACCAAGCGTGGTCCGCACGGAAGATTGGTGCACAAGCTTAGTTGCACACCGCAAAAAGTAACAAATTCCACACACGTGCCTTCCTATCATTGGTCAATGCACGTCAGTCACGTGACAGCGTTTTGACACCTCATAAATTCTACCCTTATATGTATAATTTCATTACAATTCCggtgcaaaaaagaaaagaacgaCTGTAAAACCAAAACCACAACCAACAATTTCTCCTCTCGAATCAATTTCTCAAATCGGAGCAATCATGGAGGCCGTTTCTggatcatcatcatcttcttcttcttcttcttcttcttcttcttctatggAATTTGTGTTTTATGATGATTTCGAATATGAATTCGTTGAAGACATCGAACGTCTTTCTAACTGGGAGTTGCTCGATGCTTTTGATGCCGATTCAGAAATGGGCGGAAATGGAGGGGAAGAACAAGGGGAAAATTACAGCGTCGACGATAATGTTTCTCAAGATCTTCGAGAAATGATTTCTCCCGTTCTCGCAGTGCCGATTTCGCTTGTGGAGGATCGAATCGACGGTTCGTTGGAAGATGCTTGTTTCCTTCACAACCAAGCGGAAGACGGTTTTGCGTATGGTTATGACGATGCGGAGGAGGAAGATGAAGTGGATGATGAGGAGGAGGATGAGTTCGATTTGGATGATGAACTCGTTCCGTGGTCTGTTAGTGACAAACTCGGACGGCAGAGGATGAGGAAATTGGGGAAAAGAGGTTTTACGAAGATGTATAATTCGAAGAGATCTCCGTTTTTGTTCACCAAGCCAGGATGTGTCCGCGGCAAACACGGACTCGGCTTGAAACACAGCTATTAGAACAAGAACAGATTCATGAACTCTGCTTGCCTTAAAAAGGTAATCGACTCTAATTCCAATTTGGCGTAGAAGTAAATACTAAATAGATGTAATAATTAAATCCTAAAAACTAGTAGTTTCGTTTGTTGTAAGTAGCAGCAGTATTAGTAATAGTCCCTGTAAATCCAATTTGCCGGGATGGTTTTCTGTTGATTTACAAGGCTTGGATTAAGGAAGAACACATTAACTCAAATTTCATCTTTGTGAAATTAATCAATCATTTGTCTATATTCTCCTAAGTTATGTCCTCCACGAGAATCGTTATGCTAATTACTATATTCTTTGTTGGATTAGCTGTTTTGTTTGCTACACTCTAAATTCATCTTTTGTGGTTCATGTACTTTGTCACAAAAATCTGGAATCTGGGCCATACCCTCTGAACAATTGATAATGATTTCGTATCATTTCTCTAAGTATGTTAAATGGAAGCCAAGTGTGTGATCGAAACTGATGAGGCGTCATTGTTCTTGGTACACATGTCTTATTTCTTTCTCATATAAGAACTTGACAAAAACTTAGAACATAGTAGTAAGATGTGATTGTAGATCATTAATAAAACTCCATCTCTCTAATGTTATAGTTTAAGTAATTGGCTATAATGGATGGGGTCCCATATTTTTCACGAAAAAAGTAAGGCTTCTCTTAGTAATCGCATCGCATTTAGtgataaaattaattaaaccataGCTTCCATTGTCGAAAGGAAATGGAAGGGACAAACATGGTGATGTATAGTTTTCCATTTTTATGTCAGTATGTGGATCCCCCGATTTCTACATTTACGTTGGATAGAACCTTCCTGTTTCTTTCTACATTGTTTTGGACTAAAGCCGTCACACAAAAATATTCACAACTTTCATACTAATGTAGACAAAATTgtatttacaaatttactcaaATTCCAGATCCCTCCGAAGATATGGACTTCGGATTCTATCAATATTGCTATAGACAGTCTATCGTCCATAGAAATTAAAAATCTTCTAAATATCTTGGttctttttctatttatatatatgagaaattgttataaaaaataaaagagataaaaaacaCTACAGTGATAAAAGAGAGATGATTTTCATAAGTTAACCTAGCGGTTAGTTTCAACATCTAACTAAGCTTACTCAGAAGACTAACATAGTCTTAGCATTcaactaagatttatccaagcACTTACCAAATATATATTCTAGTTTATTTTCTATCCTGGAAAATATTTAGACATTTATGAGGTCTATATTTTAAGGTCATGGGTTGAAAACCGTCACTTTGGGTTTTCAACTTGACGTtgactcttcttttttatttctttaatttgtAATTTATAAATCCTTAGTTAAATTTTCATTTCTCTTCCATAATTGTGgttgaattgttttttttaaataatttttaattgaaaaaattaaatctaaaaaattaaaacGTATGTATTAATGTTTTACAATccatttaaaaattaaaagaaaatcgaTATGTTCTACAATCCGAAcatcgtcaatttgaattctATGTTGCCTTGGCTTCTTTTGATTCTCTGGTTTTTGTTGGTACTCCAAACTTTTGTTATGTTCTCCACGATTTCACTTGTGTCCATGCATGTATGAAGTTAATGGATCTGCATTAATATATAAAGAAGA
It contains:
- the LOC103490355 gene encoding coatomer subunit alpha-1, which produces MLTKFETKSNRVKGLSFHSKRPWILASLHSGVIQLWDYRMGTLIDRFDEHDGPVRGVHFHKSQPLFVSGGDDYKIKVWNYKTHRCLFTLLGHLDYIRTVQFHHEYPWIVSASDDQTIRIWNWQSRTCISVLTGHNHYVMCASFHPKDDLVVSASLDQTVRVWDIGALRKKTVSPADDILRLSQMNTDLFGGVDAVVKYVLEGHDRGVNWASFHPTLPLIVSGADDRQVKLWRMNDTKAWEVDTLRGHMNNVSSVMFHAKQDLIISNSEDKSIRVWDVTKRTGVQTFRREHDRFWILAAHPEMNLLAAGHDSGMIVFKLERERPAFVISGDSLLYTKDRFLRFYEFSTQRDTQVIPIRRPGSISLNQSPRTISYSPTENAILICSDLEGGSYELYTIPKESIGRGDSVQDAKRGVGGSAVFVARNRFAVLDKSNMQVLIKNIKNEVVKKSVLPIAADAIFYAGTGNLLCRSEDRVVLFDLQQRVVLGDLQTPFIKYVVWSNDMETVALLSKHVIIIASKKLVHQCTLHETIRVKSGAWDDNGVFIYTTLNHIKYCLPNGDSGIIRTLDVPIYITKVSANTIFCLDRDGKNKTIVIDATEYMFKLSLLKKKFDHVMSMIKNSQLCGQAMISYLQQKGFPEVALHFVKDERTRFNLALESGSIQIAVASATALDEKDHWYKLGVEALRQGNAGIVEYAYQRTKNFERLSFLYLITGNIDKLSKMLKIAEVKNDVMGQFHNALYLGDVRERVKILENVGHLPLAYITASVHGLHDVAERLAAELGDDVPALPEGKVPSLLMPPSPVMCGGDWPLLRVMKGIFEGGLDNVGRGVADEEEEAADGDWGEELDMVEVDGLPNGDVTAILEDGEVAEENEEDGGWDLEDLELPPEAETPKASVSARSFFVAPTPGMPVSQIWIQRSSLAAEHAAAGNFDTAMRLLNRQLGIKNFAPLKSMFLDLHGGSHSHLRAFSSAPVITLAVERGWNESASPNVRGPPALIFNFSQLEEKLKAGYKATTSGKFTEALKLFLSIIHTIPLIVVESKREVDEVKELIIIVKEYILGLQMELKRREVKDNPIRQQELAAYFTHCNLQLPHLRLALQNAMTVCFKAKNLATAGNFARRLLETNPVVENQAKAARQVLQASERNMTDAAKLNYDFRNPFVICGATHVPIYRGQKDVSCPYCSARFVPSQEGQLCTVCDLAAVGADASGLLCSPSQIR
- the LOC103490356 gene encoding uncharacterized protein LOC103490356, producing MEAVSGSSSSSSSSSSSSSSMEFVFYDDFEYEFVEDIERLSNWELLDAFDADSEMGGNGGEEQGENYSVDDNVSQDLREMISPVLAVPISLVEDRIDGSLEDACFLHNQAEDGFAYGYDDAEEEDEVDDEEEDEFDLDDELVPWSVSDKLGRQRMRKLGKRGFTKMYNSKRSPFLFTKPGCVRGKHGLGLKHSY